One stretch of Nitrososphaerota archaeon DNA includes these proteins:
- a CDS encoding aspartate kinase, producing the protein MRLVIKFGGTSLASPKHIKGVAKFIQNTGKKNQIVMVCSAINDTTDDLLEISDSIKKENRVQADSILSRLRRQHLQISKDTISNSVIRKALIQKLESILDELKGLMHGMILLGEVTPQSLDYLISFGERLSIEIVSHAILDLKTKSIALTGKEVGIVTDSNFGQSKPLMDTTRLRVSTNLEPLLSKKFIPVIGGFAGADQHGHVTTFGRGGSDYTATIITSCIKADEVWLMSDVDGLMSADPKMVKNAKVIPEVSYVEAMEMALFGAKQIHPRSFEPLLSKKIPMRIRSTFNVNNPGTLVTANPDEKTNKTVKCVSVIRHNGLIDMRGGSMVGAPGTAATIFTTLAKVGVNIMMISQSPSESSISIVVKKNDLDKAVNTMEMELLGKIIKKIDVTTDVSIIALIGSGMRGTVGVASRVFGSVAKRKANVMMIAQGSSELNLAFVVKDSDCAAAVQALHDEFKLGS; encoded by the coding sequence ATGAGATTAGTAATCAAGTTTGGCGGAACTTCATTGGCATCACCTAAACACATCAAGGGCGTTGCAAAATTCATCCAAAACACTGGAAAGAAAAATCAGATTGTGATGGTGTGCTCTGCAATAAATGACACCACGGATGATCTGCTAGAAATTTCCGATTCAATAAAAAAGGAAAACCGTGTACAGGCAGACTCCATATTATCAAGATTAAGAAGACAACATTTGCAAATTTCAAAGGACACAATATCGAATTCCGTAATCAGAAAGGCGCTCATCCAAAAACTGGAATCCATACTTGATGAGCTGAAAGGCCTAATGCACGGGATGATTTTGTTAGGCGAGGTGACGCCGCAGTCGCTGGACTATCTTATTTCATTTGGAGAGCGATTATCAATAGAAATAGTATCGCATGCAATACTGGATCTCAAGACAAAGTCAATTGCACTGACAGGAAAAGAGGTGGGAATTGTCACAGATTCTAATTTCGGCCAATCAAAACCTCTAATGGATACCACTAGATTGCGTGTTTCTACAAATCTAGAACCATTACTATCAAAGAAATTCATTCCAGTTATTGGCGGATTTGCAGGGGCTGACCAGCACGGCCACGTCACAACGTTTGGTAGAGGAGGTTCTGACTATACAGCTACCATAATTACATCATGCATAAAAGCAGATGAGGTCTGGCTTATGAGCGATGTTGACGGCCTGATGAGCGCAGACCCAAAGATGGTCAAAAATGCAAAGGTGATCCCAGAGGTGTCCTATGTGGAAGCAATGGAGATGGCTCTTTTTGGAGCAAAGCAGATCCACCCACGCTCCTTTGAGCCATTATTATCAAAAAAGATACCGATGCGAATTCGAAGCACCTTTAATGTGAATAATCCCGGCACGCTGGTCACTGCAAATCCAGATGAGAAAACAAACAAGACCGTCAAGTGCGTATCCGTGATTCGCCATAATGGATTAATCGATATGCGTGGTGGAAGTATGGTTGGCGCACCTGGAACTGCAGCTACAATATTTACAACACTTGCAAAGGTAGGCGTAAATATAATGATGATTTCCCAGAGCCCGTCAGAATCCAGCATTTCTATTGTGGTCAAGAAAAACGATCTGGACAAGGCAGTGAACACAATGGAAATGGAACTATTAGGAAAGATAATCAAAAAAATTGATGTTACGACTGACGTTTCCATTATAGCTTTGATAGGTTCTGGAATGCGCGGAACAGTCGGTGTCGCATCGCGTGTCTTTGGTTCAGTTGCAAAAAGAAAGGCAAACGTAATGATGATTGCCCAAGGATCATCTGAGCTGAACCTGGCTTTTGTTGTCAAGGATTCAGATTGTGCAGCTGCCGTTCAAGCGTTACATGATGAGTTCAAGCTTGGAAGCTAA
- the pcn gene encoding proliferating cell nuclear antigen (pcna): protein MVFSAKTSGSDEWKAILSAISTLVEEATFEATVEGISFRGMDPSHVALIDISWPNSAFEKYECDGPIKFGVRIDEFSKLIKRSDKSDSIQISIADSMLLIVIGKNKQYKMRLIESSATDTPLPKIPYDAKIGIANTLFDKILGDVQVVSDYLTIKTDESKAEFSGKGDSGEVLISLQKQQDELTEITSKVESTGTYSLEYLNPIVKAVGAATGIIVCEYSSAKPLRIEFKVANMGRIHFYLAPRVES from the coding sequence ATGGTGTTTTCTGCAAAGACAAGCGGATCTGATGAATGGAAGGCAATTTTGTCTGCCATTTCCACACTTGTAGAAGAGGCCACATTTGAGGCAACAGTTGAAGGAATCAGCTTTCGCGGAATGGACCCCTCACATGTTGCTCTAATTGACATTTCCTGGCCAAACTCGGCGTTTGAAAAATACGAGTGCGACGGCCCAATAAAGTTCGGAGTCAGAATTGATGAATTCTCCAAATTGATCAAAAGGTCGGACAAGTCAGATTCCATCCAAATTAGTATAGCAGATTCCATGTTATTGATAGTAATTGGTAAAAACAAGCAATACAAAATGAGATTAATCGAATCCTCGGCAACCGACACACCACTGCCAAAAATTCCATATGATGCAAAAATAGGTATTGCAAATACCCTATTTGATAAAATTCTGGGCGATGTCCAAGTTGTATCTGACTATCTTACTATCAAGACAGACGAGTCCAAGGCAGAGTTTTCTGGAAAAGGCGATTCTGGCGAGGTTCTCATATCACTTCAAAAACAGCAAGATGAGCTAACAGAGATAACATCAAAGGTAGAATCTACAGGTACATACAGCCTCGAATACCTAAATCCGATAGTAAAGGCAGTGGGTGCAGCAACCGGTATTATAGTATGCGAGTATTCTTCTGCCAAGCCACTGAGAATAGAATTCAAGGTTGCAAACATGGGTAGAATCCACTTTTACCTAGCACCGCGAGTAGAAAGTTAA
- a CDS encoding transcription factor S: MQFCPKCNLRLKKGTCTKCGYSEAAKTETKKSSAEMDKSFTVFEEDDEREKLPTIKKECEKCGNDEAVWWMLQTRSADEPTTQFYRCSKCAHTWRDYS; the protein is encoded by the coding sequence ATGCAATTTTGCCCCAAGTGCAATCTGCGGTTAAAGAAAGGTACATGCACAAAATGCGGTTATTCCGAAGCTGCCAAAACTGAAACAAAAAAATCTTCTGCAGAAATGGACAAGTCTTTTACTGTATTTGAGGAAGATGATGAAAGAGAGAAACTACCAACAATCAAAAAGGAATGTGAAAAGTGCGGAAATGATGAAGCAGTCTGGTGGATGCTACAGACGAGATCTGCGGATGAACCAACAACACAATTCTACCGGTGTTCAAAATGCGCGCATACTTGGCGTGACTATTCGTAA
- a CDS encoding HAD family phosphatase produces the protein MKKIIFFDLGGVLLNWQDDWLYEEISKQTKISKHKIIQDFESHISLLFTGKISEIEFWQKTVGNLIINHNIISETFQKYASLNENILGLANYLKKCNHEIGILSNITPETRKVLPDIWFTNFDHVYFSNEIGLAKPDPKIFDYLLEKHQHSEIFLIDDKKENTDVAKMHGINAILYDGQGDLISQIIQENH, from the coding sequence ATGAAAAAAATTATTTTCTTTGATCTTGGTGGAGTTTTGTTAAACTGGCAAGATGATTGGTTATACGAGGAAATATCAAAACAGACTAAAATATCAAAACATAAGATAATACAAGATTTTGAATCTCACATCTCATTACTCTTTACAGGAAAAATTTCTGAGATAGAATTTTGGCAAAAAACAGTTGGAAATCTAATAATTAATCATAATATTATTTCTGAGACTTTTCAGAAATACGCTAGCCTCAACGAAAATATTCTTGGGCTAGCTAACTATTTGAAAAAATGTAACCATGAGATAGGTATTCTATCTAATATCACTCCGGAGACAAGAAAGGTTTTACCTGACATTTGGTTCACTAATTTTGATCACGTATATTTTTCCAATGAAATTGGTCTAGCTAAACCGGACCCGAAAATTTTCGATTATCTACTTGAAAAACACCAGCATAGTGAGATTTTCCTTATTGACGATAAAAAAGAAAATACTGATGTTGCAAAAATGCATGGAATTAATGCAATCCTCTATGATGGACAGGGAGATCTCATTTCACAAATAATTCAAGAAAATCACTAG
- a CDS encoding protein tyrosine phosphatase, producing MSKPGNLWRKIHGKITKRPTNFSWLLDGKLAGSGMPTTIEEINWIQKQGVKSIVTMTEYKLPQTWIDGIEYLHVPTEDLTAPDIDKIDSTVDYIAERIKNNEPVMVHCAAGIGRTGTILASYLIKYQKMSARKAIETVRKERPGSIQSTSQEIAVSTYEKFIKSEKTSDDF from the coding sequence ATGAGCAAACCGGGAAATCTCTGGCGTAAAATTCACGGTAAAATAACAAAACGTCCTACAAATTTTTCATGGCTTTTGGATGGCAAGTTAGCTGGATCTGGAATGCCAACTACTATCGAAGAGATAAACTGGATTCAAAAGCAGGGAGTAAAATCAATTGTAACCATGACAGAATACAAATTGCCGCAGACTTGGATTGATGGAATAGAATATCTCCATGTCCCAACAGAAGACCTCACAGCTCCAGACATTGACAAGATAGACTCCACCGTTGATTATATCGCAGAGCGAATTAAGAACAATGAACCAGTAATGGTCCACTGCGCTGCAGGAATCGGAAGAACTGGAACAATACTTGCCAGTTATTTGATAAAATATCAGAAAATGTCAGCTCGAAAGGCAATTGAAACTGTTCGTAAAGAGAGACCTGGATCGATTCAATCTACTTCTCAGGAGATAGCTGTATCAACTTATGAGAAATTCATTAAATCAGAAAAAACCTCTGATGATTTTTGA
- the amrS gene encoding AmmeMemoRadiSam system radical SAM enzyme, protein MNKEAILYERLPDNRVRCTACARYCEIKDGQIGLCGVRGNEGGKLDLYVYGKVITGNVDPIEKKPVIHYMPGTRIFSIATTGCNWLCKYCQNYDISQQRKIEGQDFTPNQVVQMALDNNSQGIAYTYNQPSIFMEFARDCGVEAHKKGLFNIFVSNGYDTPESVTMMNEFLDCITVDFKGSAEPEFTRKYIGVPDPKPIFDTLIEIRDKTKIHVEITDLIVPQVGDSLEHAKKLCKFLYDNFGPEMPIHFLRFHPDYKMMEFPPTPIQTLEKHYDVAKKEGLEYVYLGNVPGHKYEHTYCPGCNGVVVGRYGFDIVSWNLDESNKCKTCGHKIPITGQLDKNYKKSRFQFVV, encoded by the coding sequence TTGAACAAAGAAGCAATCCTCTATGAGAGGCTGCCTGACAATAGAGTCAGATGTACTGCATGTGCCAGATACTGCGAAATCAAGGACGGACAAATTGGCCTGTGTGGGGTTCGCGGAAACGAGGGCGGCAAGCTCGACCTATATGTATATGGTAAAGTAATCACGGGAAATGTCGATCCAATAGAGAAAAAACCTGTTATTCACTACATGCCTGGAACTAGGATCTTTTCAATAGCCACTACTGGCTGCAACTGGCTTTGCAAGTATTGCCAAAATTATGATATCTCACAACAAAGAAAAATCGAGGGACAGGACTTTACGCCAAATCAGGTAGTACAGATGGCGCTGGATAATAATTCACAGGGAATTGCATACACGTACAATCAACCATCAATTTTCATGGAGTTTGCGCGTGATTGTGGAGTTGAAGCGCACAAAAAGGGACTCTTCAACATTTTTGTCTCTAATGGATATGACACGCCGGAATCAGTTACGATGATGAATGAATTTCTAGATTGTATCACAGTTGATTTTAAGGGAAGTGCAGAACCCGAGTTTACACGAAAGTACATTGGTGTTCCTGACCCAAAACCAATCTTTGATACTTTGATAGAAATTCGTGACAAGACAAAAATTCATGTAGAGATTACCGATTTGATAGTGCCACAAGTTGGCGATAGCCTGGAACATGCAAAAAAACTCTGCAAGTTTCTCTATGATAATTTCGGCCCGGAAATGCCGATTCATTTTCTGAGATTCCATCCAGATTACAAAATGATGGAATTTCCGCCAACGCCGATACAAACACTGGAAAAACACTATGATGTTGCAAAAAAGGAAGGACTAGAATACGTATATCTGGGAAATGTTCCAGGCCACAAATATGAGCACACCTACTGTCCTGGATGTAATGGTGTGGTAGTAGGCAGATACGGATTTGACATTGTATCATGGAATCTGGATGAATCCAACAAATGCAAAACTTGTGGCCACAAAATCCCAATCACAGGCCAGCTGGACAAAAATTACAAAAAAAGCAGATTCCAGTTTGTAGTCTAG
- a CDS encoding cyclase family protein: MKVHDLTLPVSEKIPTFPGSPAPHFIEWNSLEQEDYNLELIFLSTHTGTHIDAPYHFVKSGKKIHELDPSRFLQNAILIRIKSKPNYSITKSDIVSFEKKHGKIPSGATIIFATGWNDNPSRKDFFSNPGISESAAKYLVSKRVNLVGIDSPSIDTGNNTKFVAHHVLLKNDVLVLENLCNLAKLNRNFNLVALPLNLKNATGSPVRAIAF; this comes from the coding sequence GTGAAAGTACACGATCTGACATTGCCTGTATCAGAAAAAATTCCTACCTTTCCCGGATCTCCCGCTCCACATTTCATAGAATGGAATTCACTTGAGCAAGAAGATTACAATTTAGAGTTGATTTTCCTTAGCACCCACACAGGCACCCATATAGATGCTCCATACCATTTTGTAAAGTCGGGCAAAAAAATTCACGAGCTGGATCCGTCCCGATTTTTGCAAAACGCCATTCTGATTAGGATAAAATCAAAGCCAAACTATTCCATAACCAAGTCCGACATTGTGTCATTTGAAAAAAAGCACGGTAAGATTCCAAGTGGGGCTACAATAATTTTTGCCACCGGATGGAACGACAATCCATCCAGAAAGGATTTCTTTTCAAATCCGGGAATTTCCGAATCTGCCGCAAAATACCTGGTATCAAAAAGAGTTAATCTGGTAGGGATCGATTCGCCAAGCATTGATACAGGAAATAATACAAAATTTGTAGCTCACCATGTTTTGCTAAAGAATGATGTTCTGGTTTTGGAAAATCTCTGCAATTTGGCCAAACTAAACAGAAACTTCAATTTAGTAGCTTTGCCGCTGAACCTAAAAAACGCCACAGGCTCTCCTGTTCGCGCAATAGCTTTCTAG
- a CDS encoding Lrp/AsnC family transcriptional regulator, translated as MPISFILLNSDLGSDQEIITKLKEILAVEKDLKYEVQGVYGIYDIVVKIEAANADLLRNIITSKIRKIDKVQSTLTMMVIEEQERL; from the coding sequence TTGCCTATTTCATTCATTTTGTTAAACTCGGATTTGGGTTCGGACCAGGAAATAATCACAAAGCTCAAGGAGATTCTGGCAGTAGAAAAAGACCTAAAGTACGAGGTTCAGGGCGTATATGGAATCTATGATATTGTAGTCAAAATCGAGGCTGCAAATGCCGATCTGCTGCGCAATATTATCACAAGCAAGATTCGCAAAATAGACAAGGTCCAGTCCACTCTTACCATGATGGTAATAGAAGAACAAGAACGATTATAG
- a CDS encoding aminotransferase class V-fold PLP-dependent enzyme, which yields MNLDKELIDNSFVRSSRIYLNNASLSLIPLSTIKTMTDFTLRYNELGPDSLDFASLLSIKSNELRQTISKLVNCRQEEVILTSSVTEGVNNVANGMSFAKDSNVVIRGTTHEHHANYYPWLRLASKIELRSIPHDSNGFFEISELEKRLDRNTKLVALSHGLYNTGAILSIPEIGKILNERGIPFFLDAAQTVGCTEFDFAKTGADYAAFNGYKWLCGPMGIGIFICKREAASTLEPVNLGGESAMTYNDSKLAYKDIPDKFQGGFRNFVAIVGLQNSISFLSGLGIANIRERVIGLANLLREELVKIPDVTLYGPEDQYRRTSIVSFTIGTKSPQEIVQHLERNGIVLSVREISEKKIVRASPHFFNTELDMLKLVDLLKRL from the coding sequence ATGAATTTAGACAAGGAATTGATCGATAATTCTTTTGTGAGGTCTTCCCGCATTTATCTAAACAATGCCTCATTATCCCTGATTCCGCTATCCACCATAAAGACCATGACAGACTTTACTCTACGATACAACGAGTTGGGCCCAGACTCGCTTGACTTTGCCTCATTATTATCAATAAAATCAAACGAGTTGCGACAGACCATATCCAAGCTGGTAAACTGTAGACAAGAAGAGGTAATTCTCACATCTAGCGTCACAGAAGGAGTCAACAATGTTGCAAATGGTATGTCTTTTGCCAAAGACTCCAATGTTGTAATTCGAGGAACAACACACGAGCATCATGCAAATTATTATCCGTGGCTGAGACTGGCAAGCAAAATCGAGCTTCGATCAATTCCACATGATTCCAACGGGTTTTTCGAAATATCAGAGCTCGAAAAAAGATTAGACCGGAACACCAAATTGGTAGCATTAAGCCATGGCCTTTACAATACGGGAGCAATTCTGTCAATACCAGAGATTGGAAAAATTCTCAATGAGCGAGGAATCCCATTCTTTTTGGATGCGGCCCAGACAGTAGGGTGTACAGAGTTTGATTTTGCAAAGACCGGCGCAGACTATGCAGCCTTTAATGGCTACAAGTGGCTCTGCGGCCCAATGGGAATTGGAATATTCATCTGTAAAAGGGAAGCTGCTTCTACTCTAGAGCCAGTCAATTTAGGTGGAGAATCTGCAATGACATACAATGATTCCAAGCTGGCTTACAAGGACATTCCAGACAAGTTCCAGGGAGGATTTAGAAACTTTGTGGCAATTGTCGGGTTGCAAAATTCAATTTCATTTTTGTCAGGCCTAGGAATTGCAAACATTCGAGAGAGAGTAATCGGTCTGGCCAATCTCCTACGGGAAGAGTTGGTAAAGATACCAGATGTTACGTTGTACGGCCCAGAAGATCAGTATAGGCGAACAAGCATTGTTTCATTTACCATTGGAACTAAATCTCCACAGGAAATTGTACAACATTTAGAGCGAAATGGAATTGTCCTGTCTGTACGGGAAATATCAGAGAAAAAGATCGTGCGTGCCTCGCCGCACTTTTTCAACACAGAGTTAGATATGCTAAAACTAGTAGATCTGCTAAAAAGACTATAA
- a CDS encoding 4Fe-4S dicluster domain-containing protein, translating into MPVAILPDIGEQMCIGCALCVEICTTLGPDVLRVKPVEGWKRGKAFVFYPERCISDGACIGVCPTKAIFWMRPMDFTVGQPVPLYKNSVFVKGWTELID; encoded by the coding sequence ATGCCAGTAGCAATTTTACCAGACATTGGTGAACAGATGTGCATTGGATGCGCACTATGCGTTGAAATCTGCACAACACTGGGACCAGATGTACTAAGAGTAAAACCAGTCGAAGGCTGGAAAAGAGGTAAGGCATTTGTCTTTTACCCAGAAAGATGCATCTCCGACGGAGCATGCATTGGCGTTTGCCCAACAAAGGCAATCTTCTGGATGAGACCAATGGACTTCACAGTAGGTCAACCAGTTCCTCTATACAAAAACTCAGTCTTCGTTAAGGGCTGGACTGAACTTATCGATTAA
- a CDS encoding SRPBCC family protein, with protein MKSVTESCVVQYPKDVVFDFLSNFENMPKWSTQFVKSIKIENGKKKAITPLGEVYIRIDSDKKSGIIDIFAGPIESQMNPAFMRVIFFSEKSCGVTFTFFQWPDTTDQMWKMFCDWLKIEVENIKKLFS; from the coding sequence ATGAAATCGGTAACAGAATCTTGCGTTGTACAATATCCAAAGGACGTTGTCTTTGATTTTCTGTCCAACTTTGAGAACATGCCCAAATGGAGCACCCAGTTTGTCAAAAGCATCAAAATAGAAAATGGTAAGAAAAAGGCAATAACTCCACTTGGGGAAGTCTATATCCGAATAGACTCTGACAAAAAATCTGGAATAATCGATATTTTTGCAGGACCGATAGAAAGCCAGATGAATCCTGCATTTATGAGAGTAATTTTCTTTTCAGAAAAATCATGTGGCGTGACATTTACTTTTTTCCAGTGGCCTGATACCACTGATCAGATGTGGAAAATGTTTTGTGACTGGTTAAAAATTGAAGTAGAAAATATCAAAAAATTATTTTCCTAG
- a CDS encoding CDC48 family AAA ATPase, with amino-acid sequence MSEIILKIEETAQRHVGKGLGVIDPKIVKDNKWQTGEIIEITANKKSHVKVWPGPSEDYGSGIIHIDGLTRHNIGAGIGEKATLKIVDSAEATQITLSPIEKISVEGLQEYMSTLYEGHVFTTGDTIIVNTSLGGKTQLIVTATTPQKPVIVIPKTVFKLGSMTKAVDNSIPRITYDDLGGLRKEVQKIREMVELPMRHPELFEKLGIEAPKGVLLYGPPGTGKTLLAKAVAGETNSHFTSISGPEIMGKYYGESEERLREIFKQAEENTPSIVFIDEIDSIAPKRDEVTGEVEKRIVSQLLTLMDGMKARGKVIVIAATNRPDSIDPALRRPGRFDREIEIGIPDEAGRLEILQVHTRGMPVDEKIDLKQFARVSHGFVGADLESLAKEAAMRSLRRILPDIDLQQEKISTEILQKIKINEDDFKEALKEVRPSALREVLVQIPNVTWDDVGGLDSLKEELKEAVEWPLKHKEAFEYVDVATPKGILLYGPPGTGKTLIAKALAKMTESNFISVKGPELLSKWVGESEKGVREIFRKARQAAPCIIFFDEIDALVPRRSGGDSSHVSENVVSQILTEIDGLEELNDVLIVGATNRLDIVDEALLRPGRFDRIIEVPKPGAKGRLHILQIHTKKKPLEANVDLGKIVELTDNYSGAELAAVCNRAAIAALRRHVGGQTKSVKEIKITQQDLVDTAARVKVKAKFPAVA; translated from the coding sequence ATGAGCGAAATTATATTAAAAATTGAAGAGACGGCGCAGCGCCATGTTGGAAAGGGCCTCGGAGTAATCGATCCAAAAATTGTCAAGGACAACAAGTGGCAAACAGGGGAGATAATAGAAATTACTGCAAACAAAAAATCCCATGTTAAGGTTTGGCCAGGCCCGTCAGAAGACTATGGTTCCGGTATAATACACATTGACGGCCTGACAAGACACAACATTGGCGCAGGAATTGGGGAAAAGGCTACATTAAAAATTGTAGATTCAGCAGAAGCCACACAAATCACATTATCACCAATTGAGAAAATCTCTGTTGAAGGACTTCAGGAATACATGTCCACATTGTATGAGGGCCATGTCTTTACCACAGGTGACACCATTATAGTGAACACGTCTTTGGGAGGAAAAACCCAATTAATTGTTACAGCCACGACCCCCCAAAAACCTGTAATTGTTATCCCAAAGACCGTGTTCAAATTAGGCTCAATGACAAAGGCCGTGGACAATTCCATTCCAAGGATTACCTATGACGATTTAGGCGGACTCAGAAAAGAGGTCCAAAAGATACGTGAAATGGTGGAGCTTCCAATGCGTCACCCAGAACTATTCGAAAAACTTGGAATAGAGGCACCAAAAGGCGTGCTTCTGTATGGTCCTCCAGGAACAGGAAAAACTCTTCTTGCTAAGGCAGTCGCAGGCGAGACAAACTCGCACTTTACATCGATTTCTGGCCCAGAAATAATGGGTAAATACTATGGAGAGTCCGAGGAACGACTCAGAGAGATCTTCAAGCAGGCAGAAGAAAATACTCCAAGCATTGTATTCATTGACGAAATTGATTCCATTGCTCCAAAACGGGACGAAGTAACTGGCGAAGTGGAAAAAAGAATCGTGTCCCAGCTTCTAACATTGATGGATGGAATGAAAGCCCGAGGCAAAGTAATAGTGATTGCCGCAACAAACAGGCCAGATTCAATTGATCCTGCACTGAGAAGACCTGGAAGATTTGATAGGGAAATCGAAATTGGAATTCCAGATGAAGCGGGACGACTGGAGATTTTGCAAGTCCACACTAGGGGAATGCCAGTGGATGAAAAAATTGATCTAAAACAGTTTGCCCGAGTCAGTCACGGATTTGTAGGAGCTGACCTAGAATCACTAGCCAAAGAAGCTGCAATGCGTTCTCTGCGAAGAATTCTACCAGACATCGATCTACAACAGGAAAAGATCTCTACAGAAATTTTGCAGAAAATAAAAATCAACGAAGACGATTTCAAGGAAGCGCTAAAGGAAGTAAGGCCATCCGCGTTGCGCGAAGTCTTAGTACAGATTCCAAATGTAACTTGGGATGATGTGGGAGGATTAGATTCACTCAAAGAAGAACTAAAAGAAGCAGTAGAGTGGCCACTAAAGCACAAGGAGGCATTCGAATATGTTGACGTAGCCACGCCAAAGGGAATTCTCTTGTACGGCCCTCCAGGAACAGGAAAAACTCTGATCGCAAAGGCGCTGGCAAAAATGACAGAATCCAACTTTATTTCAGTCAAAGGACCTGAGCTACTATCAAAATGGGTAGGAGAATCCGAAAAAGGAGTCAGGGAGATTTTCCGAAAGGCAAGGCAGGCAGCCCCATGCATCATTTTCTTTGATGAGATAGATGCTCTGGTTCCTAGACGTAGTGGTGGCGATTCTTCGCATGTATCAGAAAATGTGGTGTCTCAGATCCTAACTGAAATCGATGGTCTAGAGGAGCTAAATGATGTGCTAATCGTTGGTGCCACAAATAGGCTCGATATCGTAGATGAGGCACTGCTTCGACCAGGAAGATTTGACAGAATTATAGAAGTGCCAAAACCAGGCGCAAAGGGTAGATTACATATCTTGCAAATCCACACAAAGAAAAAACCATTGGAGGCCAATGTTGACCTTGGAAAAATAGTCGAACTAACCGATAATTATTCCGGAGCAGAGCTAGCTGCTGTATGTAACAGAGCTGCAATTGCTGCATTGCGAAGACATGTTGGAGGCCAAACAAAGTCAGTCAAGGAAATCAAGATAACACAACAAGATCTAGTAGATACCGCAGCAAGGGTTAAGGTAAAGGCAAAGTTTCCGGCAGTGGCCTAG
- a CDS encoding Hsp20/alpha crystallin family protein, whose translation MSFDDEIDKIFKRMSRSFMGFDDIFENVKVQDGKTYGPFYYGYSMTVGPDGKPQIQEYGNVRPGLLPTAESREPLIDTIVDEKEGMLKLVAEMPGVEKKDIKVVVEGNVVNVDAEHGDKKYHGRVPIKRKVDADSVKATYTNGILEVQFKLKGEDKPIGKTVEVN comes from the coding sequence ATGTCATTTGATGATGAAATTGACAAAATCTTCAAGAGAATGTCAAGATCCTTCATGGGTTTTGACGACATCTTTGAGAATGTCAAGGTACAAGACGGCAAGACATACGGACCATTCTATTACGGTTATTCCATGACCGTTGGCCCAGACGGTAAGCCGCAGATACAGGAATACGGTAATGTGAGACCTGGTTTGCTTCCAACCGCAGAATCCAGAGAGCCACTCATCGACACTATCGTAGATGAAAAAGAAGGAATGCTCAAGCTAGTCGCAGAAATGCCCGGGGTTGAGAAAAAAGACATCAAGGTAGTAGTCGAAGGAAATGTTGTAAATGTAGACGCAGAGCATGGCGACAAAAAGTACCATGGCAGAGTCCCAATCAAAAGAAAGGTTGATGCAGATTCCGTAAAGGCTACATACACAAACGGAATTCTGGAAGTGCAGTTCAAGCTAAAAGGCGAGGACAAACCGATAGGCAAAACCGTGGAGGTAAACTAA